In Lutra lutra chromosome 6, mLutLut1.2, whole genome shotgun sequence, the following are encoded in one genomic region:
- the LOC125102008 gene encoding putative olfactory receptor 2B8 has product MEQKNGSSFTGFILLGFSDRPQLQLVLFVVLLIFYLFTLLGNATIIALAHLDPHLQTPMYFFLSNLSFLDLCYTTSSVPQLLVHLRTADKSISFGGCVAQLFISLGLGCTECILLGVMAFDRYAAICKPLQYTVIMHPRLCALMASASWFIGFGNSLLQTVLIFLLPLCGRNKIDHFLCEIPALLKLACVDTTVNESELFFASVIILIVPLTLIIFSYGQIVRAVLRIKSSAGQRKAFGTCGSHITVVSLFYGTAIYAYLQPSNNYSQDQGKLTSLFYTIVTPMVNPVIYSLRNKDVTGAMKKVLCRGHGSR; this is encoded by the coding sequence ATGGAACAGAAGAATGGCAGCTCTTTCACGGGGTTTATCCTGCTGGGGTTCTCTGACCGGCCTCAACTGCAGCTAGTCCTCTTTGTGGTCCTCCTGATCTTCTACCTGTTCACTCTGCTGGGAAACGCCACCATCATTGCCTTGGCCCACCTCGACCCACATCTTCAGactcccatgtactttttcctctccAACCTAAGCTTTCTGGACCTGTGTTACACGACCAGCAGTGTCCCGCAGCTCCTGGTTCATCTCAGGACAGCAGACAAGTCTATCTCGTTTGGTGGCTGTGTAGCTCAGCTCTTCATCTCACTAGGGTTGGGATGCACGGAATGCATTCTGTTAGGCGTCATGGCGTTTGACCGCTatgcagccatctgcaagccccTGCAGTACACCGTGATCATGCACCCCCGTCTCTGTGCCCTCATGGCTTCTGCATCATGGTTCATTGGATTTGGCAACTCCTTATTGCAGACAGTGCTCATCTTCCTTTTGCCACTTtgtgggagaaataaaatagacCACTTCCTTTGTGAGATCCCTGCACTGCTCAAGCTTGCCTGTGTTGACACCACTGTGAATGAGTCTGAGCTCTTCTTTGCCAGTGTGATCATTCTCATTGTACCTCTGACATTAATCATCTTCTCCTATGGTCAGATCGTCAGGGCAGTCTTAAGAATAAAGTCATCTGCAGGGCAGAGGAAAGCGTTTGGCACATGTGGGTCCCACATCACAGTGGTCTCCCTATTCTATGGTACGGCCATCTATGCTTACCTCCAGCCCAGCAACAACTACTCCCAGGATCAGGGCAAGTTAACTTCTCTCTTCTACACTATCGTCACGCCCATGGTCAACCCTGTCATATATTCTCTGCGGAACAAGGATGTGACGGGAGCAATGAAGAAAGTGCTTTGCAGGGGCCATGGCTCCAGATGA
- the LOC125102007 gene encoding putative olfactory receptor 2B8, with protein sequence MEQKNGSSFTGFILLGFSDRPQLQLVLFVVLLIFYLFTLLGNATIIALAHLDPHLHTPMYFFLSNLSFLDLCYTTSTVPQLLVHLRTADKSISFGGCVAQLFVALGLGSTECILLGVMAFDRYAAICKPLQYTVIMHPRLCALMASASWCSGFGNSSLQTVLIFLLPLCGRNKIDHFFCEVPPLLKLACVDTTVNESVLFFVGVVILLIPVTLIIFSYGQIVRAVLRIKSSAGQRKAFGTCGSHITVVSLFYGTAIYAYLQPSNNYSQDQGKFVSLFYTIITPMVNPVIYTLRNKDVTGAMKKVLCRGQDSR encoded by the coding sequence ATGGAACAGAAGAATGGCAGCTCTTTCACGGGGTTTATCCTGCTGGGGTTCTCTGACCGGCCTCAACTGCAGCTAGTCCTCTTTGTGGTCCTCCTGATCTTCTACCTGTTCACTCTGCTGGGAAACGCCACCATCATTGCCTTGGCCCACCTCGACCCACATCTACATactcccatgtactttttcctctccAACCTAAGCTTTCTGGACCTGTGTTACACGACCAGCACTGTCCCTCAGCTCCTGGTTCATCTCAGGACAGCAGACAAGTCTATTTCCTTTGGTGGCTGTGTGGCTCAACTGTTTGTTGCTCTAGGGCTGGGATCCACAGAATGCATTCTGTTAGGGGTCATGGCGTTTGACCGCTatgcagccatctgcaagccccTGCAGTACACCGTGATCATGCACCCCCGTCTCTGTGCCCTCATGGCTTCTGCATCATGGTGCTCTGGTTTTGGTAACTCCTCATTGCAGACAGTGCTCATCTTCCTTTTGCCACTTtgtgggagaaataaaatagacCACTTCTTCTGTGAGGTCCCCCCACTGCTCAAGCTTGCCTGTGTTGACACCACTGTGAATGAGTCTGTGCTCTTCTTTGTTGGTGTGGTCATTCTCCTCATACCTGTGACATTAATCATCTTCTCTTATGGTCAGATCGTCAGAGCGGTCTTAAGAATAAAGTCATCTGCAGGGCAGAGGAAAGCATTTGGGACATGTGGGTCCCACATCACAGTGGTCTCCCTGTTCTATGGCACGGCCATCTATGCTTACCTCCAGCCCAGCAACAACTACTCCCAGGATCAGGGCaagtttgtttctctgttctacACCATCATCACCCCCATGGTCAACCCTGTCATATATACACTGAGGAACAAGGATGTGACGGGAGCAATGAAGAAGGTGCTTTGTAGGGGCCAGGACTCCAGATGA